The following coding sequences are from one Novosphingobium sp. KACC 22771 window:
- a CDS encoding ABC transporter ATP-binding protein, with amino-acid sequence MIEFHDVSKTYHARGMVRRVFSGLSFQLQRGENLAICGANGAGKSTLLRLIGGVEHPTSGRIERGMKVSWPIGFGSCFQGGMTGADNARFIARIYRHDEKQMLEYVEDFARLGAYLHQPVKTYSSGMISRLAFGVSLAIDFDCYLVDEVAAAGDVRFRKRCEEELLARRDNSTLIMTSHDPYMLEQYCTRGAVLYRGVLTFYDSVAEACEVHHSLQMRH; translated from the coding sequence ATGATTGAATTTCATGATGTATCAAAGACTTATCATGCACGCGGCATGGTTCGGCGCGTGTTCTCCGGCCTCTCGTTTCAGCTTCAACGTGGAGAAAACCTGGCCATTTGCGGCGCAAATGGGGCGGGAAAATCAACTCTGCTGCGCCTAATCGGCGGGGTTGAACACCCAACCAGCGGGCGGATCGAACGTGGTATGAAAGTGTCATGGCCGATCGGTTTCGGGAGTTGCTTTCAAGGGGGGATGACGGGGGCCGACAATGCCCGATTCATCGCGCGAATCTATCGCCATGATGAAAAACAAATGCTTGAATATGTCGAAGATTTTGCTCGTCTTGGTGCCTATCTCCATCAACCTGTAAAAACCTATTCCTCCGGCATGATCTCGCGCTTGGCTTTCGGTGTATCGCTGGCGATCGATTTTGACTGTTATCTGGTCGATGAGGTGGCGGCGGCAGGCGATGTCCGTTTCCGCAAGCGCTGCGAAGAAGAATTACTGGCGCGTCGTGACAATAGTACGCTGATCATGACTTCACATGATCCCTATATGCTCGAACAATACTGTACGCGTGGAGCGGTTCTTTATCGCGGGGTGCTCACGTTCTACGACTCCGTTGCCGAGGCCTGCGAAGTCCATCACAGCCTGCAAATGCGCCACTGA
- a CDS encoding glycosyl transferase family 90, giving the protein MNFANDSTVEIISSFVTAQISYWIARNPGYAYSEQIFLQLNETRKDIFVYKFFDGGVELLPKPGVDWDQPLGMHVRAPWYLHLFRMVLAEGNFLFEGTLAMSLEDLAEESKDFPIFSFQKKFGSNLILLPDIDTLQFNFYEDAQDDTRQYDDKSSSGIFIGATTGMAHSEESVAALVSQRLRSGVFFRDKPEVEFRLPMICQCLTPEAHQAIEALGFGVGPGDWAEQFEHKFLLTMDGNGATCSRVVIGLKSNSVPIKYLSPHQLYYFDALRPWYHYIPAYKDEDVLNVIHAERQRPGMFRHIARHGQKFYADFLSRKPTLAYTGQLLNAYFSCFAREARTFSKLKLTAIGHLANLGDVTFSDGEWIGAPGSGRALEGFQIDAPPQVALRYRIVDETGKRSPWSEACSFVGERGVALRLTGFAIESSTSAECVYYGHFLDGQEIGPVANGALCQSPTNAPLEAIRIEIV; this is encoded by the coding sequence ATGAACTTTGCAAATGATAGCACTGTAGAAATTATTTCGAGCTTCGTCACGGCGCAGATTTCCTATTGGATTGCCCGGAACCCCGGATACGCATATTCTGAACAAATTTTTCTGCAATTGAACGAGACAAGAAAAGACATCTTTGTCTATAAATTTTTTGATGGCGGCGTCGAACTTTTACCTAAGCCGGGAGTCGATTGGGATCAACCACTTGGCATGCACGTAAGAGCACCATGGTACTTGCATTTATTTCGTATGGTTCTGGCTGAGGGCAATTTTCTATTTGAGGGCACATTAGCCATGTCCCTCGAAGATCTTGCCGAAGAAAGCAAAGATTTTCCAATTTTTTCTTTTCAAAAGAAATTCGGTTCAAATTTGATACTTTTACCAGATATCGATACACTTCAGTTTAATTTCTATGAAGATGCGCAAGATGATACGCGGCAATACGATGATAAATCGTCGTCGGGTATTTTCATCGGCGCCACGACCGGAATGGCACATTCTGAGGAATCGGTCGCAGCGTTGGTTAGTCAGCGCCTTCGTTCCGGGGTGTTTTTCCGCGACAAACCAGAGGTAGAATTCCGTCTCCCCATGATTTGCCAATGCCTGACGCCCGAGGCACATCAGGCAATTGAAGCGCTTGGATTTGGCGTTGGCCCGGGCGACTGGGCCGAACAGTTTGAGCATAAATTCCTGCTGACTATGGATGGTAACGGCGCAACCTGTTCACGGGTGGTAATCGGTCTAAAAAGCAATTCCGTACCAATTAAATATCTTTCTCCTCATCAACTTTATTACTTCGATGCATTGCGACCATGGTACCATTATATTCCCGCTTATAAAGACGAAGATGTGTTAAATGTTATCCATGCGGAGCGTCAGCGTCCCGGAATGTTCCGTCATATTGCACGCCACGGCCAAAAGTTTTATGCCGACTTCCTCTCCAGGAAACCCACACTCGCATATACTGGCCAACTGCTGAACGCCTATTTTTCATGCTTTGCCAGAGAAGCGCGAACATTCTCTAAACTGAAACTGACCGCTATTGGTCATTTAGCAAATCTGGGCGATGTGACGTTTTCTGACGGTGAATGGATAGGTGCGCCGGGATCAGGCCGCGCCCTTGAAGGGTTCCAGATCGACGCGCCACCTCAAGTTGCTCTTAGGTACAGGATTGTTGATGAGACTGGCAAGCGAAGCCCATGGTCAGAAGCTTGCAGCTTTGTTGGCGAGCGCGGAGTGGCCTTGCGTTTGACCGGTTTTGCTATCGAAAGCAGTACTTCGGCTGAGTGCGTCTATTACGGTCACTTTCTAGATGGTCAGGAAATTGGGCCGGTGGCGAATGGCGCGCTCTGCCAGTCACCCACAAATGCTCCACTTGAAGCTATCCGCATCGAAATCGTTTGA
- a CDS encoding ABC transporter permease, producing the protein MAQNMTTVRRSALAVLLDGLSVQAAVIKALLVRDLQARYGRHNIGYLWVIGEPFLLASVITLLHTLATHGEKTGGIAPFTFILTGYCLFMIFRSATTRADGVLHASETLFYHRMISPLDVMITQAIIDFLAAISALVVLQGIGMALGLSSLPARPIYLIGAVLLLGWSTFALSLLVATYSYRSPLVERLVHPATYFAGPLSGAMFSMSFLPASLRSYMAWNPLMSIFEMARYGQFQAASDKWIYGEYAIAVAVSMTFWGLIEIRRIRREIHVP; encoded by the coding sequence ATGGCTCAGAATATGACCACGGTTCGACGCTCCGCGCTGGCGGTGCTGCTCGATGGGCTGAGTGTACAGGCCGCTGTTATCAAGGCGCTGTTGGTTCGTGATTTGCAGGCGCGTTATGGGCGGCACAATATTGGCTACCTATGGGTCATAGGAGAGCCTTTTCTCCTCGCCTCGGTTATCACGCTTTTGCATACATTAGCCACGCATGGCGAAAAGACAGGGGGCATCGCGCCTTTCACTTTCATCCTGACCGGCTATTGTCTGTTCATGATCTTTCGCTCGGCCACCACGCGTGCCGATGGTGTACTACATGCCTCGGAGACATTGTTTTACCATCGGATGATCTCGCCGTTAGACGTGATGATTACGCAGGCGATCATTGATTTTCTGGCGGCTATTTCGGCGCTGGTGGTGCTACAAGGCATAGGAATGGCCTTAGGTTTGTCCTCTTTGCCTGCGCGGCCGATCTATTTGATCGGGGCTGTGTTGCTGTTGGGCTGGTCGACTTTCGCTTTAAGCCTGTTGGTCGCAACCTACTCCTACCGCAGCCCGCTGGTAGAACGGCTGGTGCATCCGGCGACCTATTTCGCCGGTCCGTTGAGCGGTGCGATGTTTTCCATGTCGTTTTTGCCCGCGTCGCTGCGGTCCTATATGGCGTGGAATCCATTGATGAGCATTTTTGAAATGGCGCGCTATGGTCAGTTTCAGGCCGCGTCAGACAAATGGATTTATGGCGAATATGCCATCGCGGTGGCGGTTTCGATGACATTTTGGGGATTGATAGAGATTCGGCGCATACGGCGCGAAATTCACGTCCCTTAA
- a CDS encoding surface lipoprotein assembly modifier, producing MKARSAMVAPFLVAVTGAAQADEIALTPVQLFDLAAQAVQKGDVALAEKALRALCANREVEVRSEARFRLAMLLLDPLHRPRDAAVLLRQILDEKPNSARVRVELARIQAMLGHTMAASAQLRAAHAAGLPPAVEREVRFFMQAMDARRHVGGSAEATLMPDSNANRATNASIIGTRIGDLSLSSEARRHSGIGANLRGQAYARLDLAPSLRLLTTLSAAATLYRNAGYDDIALAPAFGPELSLNKDRVTLQLGPSWRWYGQRRYSSTLNANAVWAHTLGRRAQLRTEASMGDITNHFDGAQSGQIYALGLGLDRAVSPRLGAGVQANAFRQTAQSATYAYTGASGSAHIFREIGPMTLLANLSYSHLEADQGMALFSRRRVDNMAGAMISMTVRQIHIANVSPVFRIRYENNRSTLAIYEYSRVAGEIGLSARF from the coding sequence ATGAAGGCGCGCAGTGCCATGGTGGCACCCTTCCTGGTGGCCGTGACTGGCGCGGCCCAGGCCGACGAAATCGCGCTCACTCCCGTTCAACTGTTCGATCTGGCCGCGCAAGCAGTGCAAAAGGGCGATGTTGCCTTGGCCGAAAAGGCTTTGCGCGCATTATGTGCCAACCGTGAAGTAGAGGTTCGGTCCGAAGCAAGGTTTCGCCTTGCCATGCTTTTGCTCGACCCTTTACACCGGCCTCGCGATGCCGCCGTATTGTTGCGCCAGATTCTGGATGAAAAACCCAATAGCGCGCGTGTACGAGTCGAGCTTGCACGGATTCAGGCAATGCTGGGCCATACAATGGCCGCGTCAGCCCAATTGCGCGCCGCCCATGCCGCCGGCCTGCCACCTGCCGTCGAACGCGAAGTCCGCTTTTTTATGCAGGCAATGGACGCTCGTCGCCATGTTGGAGGCAGCGCGGAAGCAACACTGATGCCGGATAGCAATGCGAACCGCGCTACCAACGCCTCCATAATCGGCACGAGGATCGGTGACCTCTCTCTGTCTTCAGAGGCAAGGCGCCATTCCGGCATAGGCGCCAATCTGCGCGGGCAAGCCTATGCCCGGCTTGATCTGGCTCCTTCACTGCGTCTGCTGACCACACTTTCGGCTGCGGCAACTCTCTATCGGAACGCGGGCTATGATGACATCGCATTAGCTCCTGCTTTCGGGCCCGAATTGTCGTTGAATAAGGATCGCGTGACGCTGCAACTGGGGCCATCATGGCGCTGGTATGGTCAGCGCCGCTACTCCTCGACGCTGAATGCAAATGCCGTGTGGGCGCACACGCTGGGCCGTCGCGCACAATTGCGCACCGAGGCAAGCATGGGGGATATCACCAACCATTTTGACGGTGCGCAAAGCGGACAGATTTATGCGCTGGGCCTTGGGCTGGACCGCGCGGTCAGCCCGCGCCTGGGCGCTGGCGTGCAGGCCAACGCGTTTCGACAGACCGCGCAGTCGGCCACCTATGCCTATACCGGCGCCAGCGGATCGGCGCATATATTCCGCGAAATCGGCCCCATGACCTTGCTGGCCAATCTGAGCTATTCGCATCTGGAGGCCGATCAAGGGATGGCGCTCTTCTCGCGCCGCCGCGTCGATAATATGGCGGGGGCCATGATCTCGATGACGGTACGTCAGATTCACATCGCCAATGTATCGCCGGTTTTTCGCATCCGTTATGAAAATAATCGTTCAACTTTAGCAATATACGAGTATAGTCGCGTGGCTGGCGAAATAGGTCTTTCTGCCAGATTCTGA
- a CDS encoding FkbM family methyltransferase, producing MKFNHISPGPLLLLWPEHRIAVPIAPCKNAKQDRSVGNSCLLCEWPEAITLAMLRKLAQASALLDVATTPAPMVEIQTVTHLKCETRVRSEAAIRALCHSAYMGEHLVLCRVLGRYKMYVDGRDIGIAPHLMLDGYWEMWVTEVLVSLVRKGMVVADIGANLGYFSLLMADLVGASGQVHAFEPNPHMTGLLHRSLSVNGFSQRVHVHQVALGAENEGQVALHVPHEDPKNAHILPMGDTLPEGAVAVPQARLDGRVDWSAIEFAKIDVEGAEQLVWAGAQGLLDSGTLKTVVLEFTSARYSDPAGFLKTLLAPGFSLSYIHYTKGIVSITPEEVLERDPHVDIMLVLRR from the coding sequence ATGAAATTCAATCATATATCACCCGGCCCACTGCTCCTGCTTTGGCCGGAGCATCGCATTGCTGTGCCAATTGCGCCCTGTAAAAATGCCAAACAGGATCGTTCTGTGGGCAATAGTTGTTTACTTTGCGAATGGCCAGAGGCTATCACGCTCGCCATGCTACGCAAACTTGCCCAAGCGTCCGCATTGCTGGATGTTGCTACCACACCCGCCCCTATGGTGGAAATTCAAACAGTAACGCATTTGAAATGCGAAACGCGGGTTAGAAGCGAAGCGGCCATACGCGCCCTTTGCCACAGTGCGTATATGGGTGAGCATCTTGTGCTGTGCCGTGTTCTTGGCCGCTACAAGATGTATGTCGATGGGCGTGATATCGGCATTGCTCCACATCTGATGCTCGACGGCTATTGGGAAATGTGGGTCACCGAAGTTCTGGTTTCGTTGGTACGTAAGGGTATGGTCGTGGCCGATATTGGCGCGAACCTTGGCTATTTTTCATTGTTGATGGCCGATCTGGTGGGTGCGAGTGGTCAGGTACACGCCTTTGAACCAAATCCGCATATGACCGGGCTTTTGCATCGTAGTCTTTCGGTCAATGGTTTCTCACAGCGCGTACACGTGCATCAGGTGGCGTTGGGTGCTGAAAATGAAGGGCAGGTGGCGCTGCATGTGCCGCATGAGGACCCCAAGAACGCCCATATTCTGCCGATGGGCGATACCCTTCCCGAAGGCGCGGTTGCCGTGCCGCAGGCCCGGTTGGACGGGCGAGTGGATTGGTCGGCCATCGAATTCGCCAAGATCGACGTAGAGGGCGCCGAACAGCTGGTCTGGGCGGGCGCGCAGGGCTTGCTGGATAGTGGCACGCTCAAGACGGTCGTGCTGGAATTTACCTCCGCGCGCTACAGCGATCCGGCCGGATTCCTCAAGACTCTGCTGGCTCCTGGTTTCAGCCTGTCCTATATCCATTACACCAAGGGCATCGTGAGCATTACCCCGGAAGAGGTTTTGGAGCGTGATCCGCATGTCGATATCATGCTGGTGCTGAGGCGCTGA
- a CDS encoding lipopolysaccharide biosynthesis protein, translating to MPPFFDETESSFVHGLIRPNVPAGEERKQDGLWALVRAVVRENRAFCLIVILPTLVSALYLGLFAANQYESSADFIVRRADSVASSSSMGQMLGFTLGGGGTGPDAVMVQEYLLSHDAVAQLSRKGDLVNVFRRPEADLLSALWPAHPTPERLLAFYRRHVDVQGDETSGILHLTVHSFRPEDSYRIAHQLIDMGEQQINAINDRTYNDNIASSQRELNQARQQLADIQSSLTSYRRTHEDVDPESTGRAQLTLVTGLTTNLVDARARLRAMEGVISHDSPQYRAMTRQVQALEAQIAGQSSKIAGPDHSVANRLSDYEQLVIQRDEIAKVYAEAAVHLQSAQAEARRKQLYLIRVIQPNMPVKSEFPKRWQTIASIFAGLFFAYAIGWLLWTGVKEHSM from the coding sequence TTGCCCCCTTTTTTCGATGAAACGGAGTCTTCGTTCGTGCATGGATTAATCCGCCCTAATGTGCCAGCTGGCGAAGAGCGCAAGCAGGACGGTCTGTGGGCGTTGGTACGCGCGGTCGTAAGAGAGAACCGGGCGTTTTGTCTTATCGTCATTCTGCCGACTCTGGTTTCGGCTCTCTATCTGGGGCTGTTTGCAGCCAACCAGTATGAATCGAGCGCCGATTTCATCGTTCGCCGCGCCGACAGTGTCGCCAGCAGCAGCAGCATGGGACAGATGCTGGGTTTTACACTTGGCGGAGGCGGGACAGGGCCTGATGCCGTGATGGTGCAGGAATACCTCCTCTCGCATGATGCCGTTGCCCAATTGAGCCGCAAGGGTGATCTTGTGAATGTGTTTCGCCGCCCTGAGGCAGACCTGCTAAGCGCGCTGTGGCCCGCACACCCGACGCCTGAGCGTCTGCTCGCTTTCTATCGTCGGCATGTCGATGTACAAGGCGATGAAACCAGCGGTATTCTGCATTTGACGGTTCACAGCTTTCGCCCTGAGGATTCCTATCGTATCGCCCATCAGCTGATTGATATGGGTGAACAACAGATCAATGCGATCAATGATCGTACTTATAACGACAATATTGCCTCATCTCAGCGTGAACTGAACCAGGCGCGTCAGCAATTGGCCGACATCCAAAGCAGTTTGACGAGCTATCGTCGGACACATGAAGACGTCGATCCGGAAAGCACGGGGCGGGCGCAATTGACGCTTGTCACCGGGCTGACGACCAACCTCGTTGATGCGCGGGCGCGCTTGCGGGCAATGGAGGGCGTCATCAGTCATGACAGTCCGCAATACCGCGCCATGACGCGCCAGGTTCAGGCCTTGGAAGCGCAAATCGCCGGGCAATCCAGCAAAATTGCCGGCCCGGATCATTCCGTCGCCAACCGTTTGTCGGACTACGAGCAATTGGTGATCCAGCGCGACGAAATCGCCAAAGTCTATGCGGAGGCAGCCGTTCATCTGCAATCCGCACAGGCCGAAGCCAGGCGCAAGCAATTGTACCTGATCCGCGTTATCCAGCCCAATATGCCCGTAAAGTCGGAATTTCCCAAGCGTTGGCAAACCATCGCTTCGATCTTTGCCGGGCTGTTCTTTGCCTATGCTATCGGCTGGCTGCTTTGGACGGGCGTCAAAGAGCACAGTATGTGA
- a CDS encoding class I SAM-dependent methyltransferase — MERNEVIQGLLDMYSEPSYLEIGVCEGFTFHSLNAARKVAVDPAFRFNLEEAQADPANANAAYHQVPSDDYFASQAGANDMFDVIFVDGLHTFDQTLRDLLNAIARLKPGGAIIVDDVRPSSYHASLPSMDEFFLVRAGLGDDYPAWMGDVYRLVFFIRDYLASFSYATVQENHGQTVLWRATRALTQQPADVATVAAFEFKEVHLQSAAYNYQPFVDIKKRISEINK; from the coding sequence ATGGAGCGCAATGAGGTCATTCAGGGCTTACTTGATATGTACAGTGAACCCAGTTATCTTGAAATTGGCGTTTGTGAAGGATTTACCTTTCATAGTCTTAACGCAGCTCGCAAAGTTGCGGTCGATCCTGCATTCCGTTTTAATCTTGAAGAGGCGCAAGCCGATCCTGCCAATGCGAACGCAGCCTATCATCAGGTTCCCAGCGACGATTATTTTGCATCGCAGGCCGGAGCCAATGATATGTTTGACGTCATTTTCGTCGACGGCCTTCACACGTTCGACCAAACCTTGCGTGACTTGCTCAATGCCATCGCGCGCCTCAAGCCGGGCGGTGCCATCATCGTCGACGATGTGCGCCCATCTTCTTATCACGCCTCATTGCCAAGTATGGACGAATTCTTTCTCGTTCGCGCAGGACTCGGAGACGACTATCCCGCATGGATGGGAGATGTCTATCGGTTGGTATTCTTCATCCGTGATTATCTGGCATCGTTTAGCTATGCTACAGTTCAAGAAAACCACGGACAAACGGTCCTATGGCGTGCAACGCGCGCATTGACTCAGCAGCCTGCAGATGTTGCGACTGTGGCAGCCTTCGAATTTAAGGAAGTCCACCTTCAATCGGCGGCTTACAATTACCAGCCTTTCGTTGATATTAAGAAAAGAATCTCCGAAATAAATAAATGA